In Elaeis guineensis isolate ETL-2024a chromosome 1, EG11, whole genome shotgun sequence, a genomic segment contains:
- the LOC105060490 gene encoding uncharacterized protein, with translation MASQSLNVYSPLTRQVKGDIVPVFSKALVTGDRRQKHGRVILSLGRVICSAVQESSAAAVTDKKEAEPAAKAPAPAVKKAPEKPKKPLPKPLPQLMEEDLIPSLKATLEAQEDVSQIELSFRDNRLEGSFLQKDIPYNFWAFFPNGELTGPKAFSLSSYGYEASTVEPFLIDERRVSAQLVVFWIRKRLAAQGILPVWEE, from the exons ATGGCTTCTCAATCTCTCAACGTATATAGTCCTTTAACAAGGCAGGTGAAGGGCGATATCGTTCCAGTCTTCTCTAAGGCTCTGGTAACCGGTGATCGAAGGCAAAAACATGGAAGGGTCATTCTTTCACTTGGCAGGGTCATCTGTTCGGCTGTACAAGAGTCTTCCGCTGCCGCCG TTACTGATAAAAAGGAAGCAGAGCCAGCGGCAAAGGCACCAGCACCGGCAGTAAAGAAAGCTCCTGAGAAGCCCAAGAAACCCCTTCCAAAGCCTCTGCCACAGCTGATGGAAGAAGATTTGATTCCTTCACTGAAAGCTACTCTTGAGGCTCAGGAGGATGTATCACAGATTGAACTCTCCTTTCGTGACAACAGG TTGGAGGGTTCCTTTCTTCAGAAAGACATTCCCTACAATTTTTGGGCTTTCTTCCCAAATGGAGAGCTaacag GTCCTAAAGCGTTTTCTTTATCCTCATATGGCTATGAGGCCAGTACTGTTGAGCCCTTCTTGATTGATGAAAGGAGAGTCTCAGCCCAACTTGTGGTCTTTTGGATTCGGAAGAGATTGGCAGCTCAAGGAATCCTCCCCGTCTGGGAAGAATAG